In one Chloroflexota bacterium genomic region, the following are encoded:
- a CDS encoding SCO1664 family protein: MLLRHGEITSCEHIPWGSNYTFCVGLSFEGLSGLGVYKPRRGERPLWDFPDGTLYRREYAAFLVSRAIGWPFVPPTVIRDGPHGVGTVQLFIESQPPGSIRELQRTDDLDLARVAAFDIIANNADRKAGHLLRDPGGRLWAIDHGLCFNVPPKVRTVLLHFCGEPVPAAVLGELREFREDSARVDGLTAALAPVIDPDETALLYRRIDAIVEAGCYPTLSGYRNVPWPPF; encoded by the coding sequence GTGCTCCTGAGACACGGTGAGATCACGAGCTGCGAGCATATCCCCTGGGGCTCGAACTACACGTTTTGCGTCGGCCTCTCCTTCGAGGGGTTGAGCGGACTCGGCGTGTACAAGCCGCGGCGCGGAGAGCGGCCGCTGTGGGATTTCCCAGACGGGACCCTGTATCGACGCGAGTACGCCGCGTTCCTGGTGAGCCGAGCTATCGGCTGGCCGTTCGTCCCACCAACCGTCATCCGCGACGGCCCCCATGGCGTGGGCACCGTTCAGCTCTTCATTGAGTCCCAGCCTCCGGGCTCGATCAGGGAACTTCAGCGCACGGACGATCTCGATCTCGCCCGCGTCGCCGCATTCGACATCATCGCCAACAATGCTGACCGCAAGGCCGGCCATTTGCTGCGCGACCCGGGCGGTCGCCTGTGGGCCATCGATCATGGTTTATGCTTCAACGTTCCACCGAAGGTTCGCACGGTGCTCTTGCATTTCTGCGGCGAGCCGGTTCCGGCGGCGGTGCTCGGCGAGCTGAGGGAGTTTCGTGAGGATTCGGCGCGCGTCGATGGATTGACAGCCGCCCTGGCGCCGGTGATCGATCCGGATGAGACGGCGCTGCTCTACCGGCGCATTGATGCCATCGTCGAGGCCGGCTGCTACCCAACCCTCAGTGGGTACCGCAACGTCCCGTGGCCGCCGTTCTGA
- a CDS encoding alpha-glucosidase C-terminal domain-containing protein: HMAFHFPLMPRLFMALRREDRTPITEILAQTPDIPESTQWGLFLRNHDELTLEMVTDADRDYMYLEYARDPVMRLNLGIRRRLAPLMDNGRRQIELLNSLLFSMPGSPVIYYGDEIGMGDNVYLGDRRGVRTPMQWSSDRNAGFSRADPAQLFSPVSFDPVYHYEAVNVEAQMRTPTSLLNWMRRLIAVRKKYPVFGRGTYEALHPSNMKVLAYVRSDETHTILCVVNLSRYVQPVSLDLRDFLGRTPVELIGEIPFPPISEAPYFLSLGPHTFFWFRLDPAPGSS; the protein is encoded by the coding sequence TCACATGGCGTTTCACTTTCCGCTCATGCCGCGCCTCTTCATGGCGCTCCGCCGGGAGGACCGGACTCCCATCACCGAAATCCTTGCGCAGACGCCCGATATTCCGGAATCGACCCAGTGGGGGCTCTTTTTGCGCAACCACGACGAATTGACCCTCGAGATGGTCACCGACGCCGATCGCGACTACATGTATCTCGAATACGCCCGCGACCCGGTCATGCGGCTGAACCTGGGGATTCGGCGCCGTCTGGCGCCCCTGATGGATAACGGTCGCCGGCAGATCGAGCTGCTGAACAGCTTGCTCTTCTCCATGCCCGGGTCGCCCGTCATCTACTACGGCGACGAGATTGGCATGGGCGACAATGTTTACCTCGGCGACCGCCGAGGCGTTCGGACCCCGATGCAATGGTCGAGTGACCGAAATGCGGGGTTCTCTCGCGCGGACCCGGCCCAGCTGTTTAGCCCGGTGAGCTTTGATCCCGTCTACCACTACGAGGCGGTCAACGTCGAAGCGCAGATGCGCACGCCGACCTCGCTCCTGAACTGGATGCGACGGCTCATCGCGGTCCGAAAGAAGTACCCGGTCTTCGGGCGGGGAACCTACGAGGCGCTGCACCCGTCTAACATGAAAGTCCTGGCCTACGTGCGCAGTGACGAGACCCACACGATTCTCTGCGTGGTGAATCTGTCCCGGTACGTCCAGCCCGTAAGCCTCGATCTGCGCGACTTTCTCGGCAGGACGCCCGTCGAGCTGATCGGCGAGATCCCGTTTCCGCCGATCAGCGAGGCGCCGTATTTCTTGAGCCTCGGTCCCCACACATTCTTCTGGTTTCGCCTGGATCCGGCGCCTGGCTCCTCCTGA